Proteins encoded in a region of the Chrysiogenia bacterium genome:
- a CDS encoding EI24 domain-containing protein — MVGKFAKGIFTGLGAPKRGMSFLGEHPKLISWCVIPVIINYLIFGTLAYLAGKFIPELSDMILPEATNWFWDVVRFLLQGVGYLIVGVAAYFLFVPVAGLIASPFNDMLAEQVGILKTGEVPEGAGWKNFASDALFSIGVEAKKLLLLVILAVGTFLVGLIPVVQVISPVVGVLVGIFYVALEYIDFAMAHRKLPFSDRVAMLAADQPGMALGFGLPPYVVALVPVVNVLVIPLLAPVMVVAGALLYYEHLAPGHEAVAEVAN; from the coding sequence ATGGTCGGCAAGTTCGCAAAGGGAATCTTCACCGGGCTCGGCGCTCCAAAGCGCGGGATGTCCTTTCTTGGGGAGCACCCCAAGCTCATCTCGTGGTGCGTGATCCCGGTGATCATTAACTACCTGATCTTCGGCACGCTGGCGTATCTGGCGGGCAAGTTCATTCCCGAGCTCTCGGACATGATTCTGCCCGAGGCGACCAACTGGTTCTGGGACGTGGTGCGTTTTCTGCTGCAGGGGGTCGGCTACCTGATCGTCGGCGTGGCCGCCTACTTCCTGTTTGTCCCCGTGGCCGGGCTCATCGCCTCGCCCTTCAACGACATGCTGGCCGAGCAGGTGGGCATCCTGAAGACGGGCGAGGTTCCCGAGGGCGCGGGCTGGAAGAACTTTGCTTCCGACGCGCTTTTCTCAATCGGCGTTGAGGCAAAGAAGCTCCTGCTGCTGGTGATCCTGGCGGTGGGGACATTTCTCGTCGGGCTCATTCCCGTGGTTCAGGTGATTTCGCCGGTCGTGGGCGTGCTGGTGGGCATCTTCTACGTGGCGCTCGAATACATCGACTTCGCCATGGCCCACCGCAAATTGCCGTTTTCCGACCGCGTGGCGATGCTGGCCGCCGATCAGCCGGGCATGGCACTGGGCTTTGGGCTGCCGCCCTATGTGGTTGCACTGGTGCCCGTCGTGAACGTGCTGGTCATCCCGCTGCTCGCACCGGTGATGGTCGTCGCGGGCGCGCTGCTCTACTACGAGCACCTGGCGCCCGGGCATGAAGCGGTGGCGGAAGTCGCAAACTGA
- a CDS encoding acyl-CoA dehydrogenase family protein, whose protein sequence is MFEFNQTQKMAEKMMRGYVEKEILPHVAAMDRGDMLPYDLFRKMHKELGLRIAAEKAINKAIARKRAEEAGEAPEEKPEKENAKGDEDDLSGGQDPLLMAILMKELSRVSPGFTLSYGASLGLCGSNIQKKGTAEQLEKYAKPVLLYDKIGCWGLTEPDAGSDAFGSMKTVARRDGDYYVLNGSKTFITNAPHADIFVIYARLDKGQGGEKNTWPVKSFICVREDEGLSTSEPMDKMGMRDSPTGLIYLEDCRIPVDRILGTEEEESRGDGKEVLQGERSGMPAMALGIIERCLEVATKYAKEREQFGQPIANYQAVQLRLAEMYIAYENCRNLVFKQAWLQREGKRDMFSAQVAKVYCTQQATKVALDAIQILGGNGYMKEYYVEKLMRDAKLLEIGGGTSDINMMGMMREYLARSS, encoded by the coding sequence CCGCGGCGACATGCTGCCCTACGACCTGTTCCGCAAGATGCACAAGGAACTGGGGCTTCGCATCGCCGCTGAGAAAGCGATCAACAAGGCCATTGCACGAAAGCGCGCCGAAGAAGCAGGCGAAGCGCCCGAAGAGAAACCGGAAAAGGAGAATGCCAAGGGGGACGAAGATGACCTGAGCGGTGGGCAGGACCCGCTGCTCATGGCGATCCTGATGAAGGAACTCTCGCGCGTCTCGCCGGGCTTTACGCTCTCCTACGGCGCCTCGCTCGGACTGTGCGGCTCGAACATCCAGAAGAAGGGCACGGCCGAGCAGCTTGAGAAATACGCCAAGCCGGTGCTGCTCTACGACAAGATCGGTTGCTGGGGCCTGACCGAACCCGACGCCGGCAGCGATGCCTTCGGCTCGATGAAGACCGTCGCCCGCCGCGATGGCGACTACTACGTGCTCAACGGGTCGAAGACCTTCATCACGAACGCCCCGCACGCGGATATCTTCGTGATCTACGCGCGCCTGGACAAAGGCCAGGGCGGCGAGAAAAACACCTGGCCGGTCAAGAGCTTCATCTGCGTGCGCGAGGACGAGGGTCTCTCCACCAGCGAGCCCATGGACAAGATGGGCATGCGCGACTCGCCGACGGGGCTGATCTATCTCGAGGACTGCCGCATTCCGGTGGACCGCATCCTGGGTACCGAGGAAGAAGAGTCCCGCGGCGACGGCAAGGAAGTCCTTCAGGGCGAGCGCTCGGGCATGCCGGCCATGGCGCTGGGGATCATCGAGCGTTGCCTGGAAGTTGCCACCAAATACGCCAAGGAGCGCGAGCAGTTCGGCCAGCCCATCGCCAACTACCAGGCCGTGCAGCTCCGGCTGGCGGAGATGTACATCGCCTATGAGAACTGCCGGAACCTGGTATTCAAGCAGGCCTGGCTCCAGCGCGAGGGCAAGCGCGACATGTTCTCGGCCCAGGTGGCCAAGGTCTACTGCACCCAGCAGGCGACCAAGGTCGCGCTCGACGCCATCCAGATTCTGGGCGGCAACGGCTACATGAAGGAATACTACGTCGAGAAGCTCATGCGCGATGCCAAGCTCCTGGAGATCGGCGGCGGCACCTCCGACATCAACATGATGGGCATGATGCGCGAGTATCTGGCGCGATCGAGCTGA